In Streptomyces sp. NBC_00344, the genomic window TGGGTATTACAACGACTGTCCCCGACGCGGCACCGGAACCCGAGATCTCCTCGCTTGGCAGCAGAACAGCCGAGCGGGGGTGAGCCGGTCAGGTGCCCCGGGAACCCCGCCGTAGGGCGGCGCGACCCCCGCGCCGGCCCCGCACCGAGGAGAAGAACCACTGGGCAAGCGACAGCCCGAAGGCCCGCCGCCCGCTCCGGCGGTGCAGCGCATCAGACTGCGCTACACCAAGCGCGGCCGCCTCCGGTTCACCAGCCACCGTGACTTCCAGCGCGCGTTCGAGCGGGCCCTGCGCAGAGCAGCCGTGCCCATGGCGTACTCGGCAGGTTTCACCCCGCACCCCAAGGTCTCGTACGCCAATGCCGCACCCACCGGCACCGGCAGCGAGGCCGAGTTCCTGGAGATCGCCCTCGCCGAGGCGCGTGATCCGCAGGAGCTGCGACTGCTGCTCGACGCGTCGCTGCCGGACGGCCTCGACATCACCGACGCGGTGGAGGCGCGCACCTCGGGTCTCGCCGACCGGCTGACCGCTTCGGTGTGGGAGATGCGTCTGGACGGGGTCGGTTTCGACGAGGCGGAGAAGGCGGTGGCCGCCTTCTCCGCCGCGGAGACCGTCGAGGTCCAGCGCCGTACGAAGAACGGTGTGCGGACCTTCGACGCCCGCGCCGCCGTGGCCGACCTGCAGGCCCTTCGTCCCGAGTCCGATAGGCCCGGGGGTGAGCCCTGTGCGATACTGCGGCTGGTTGTTCGGCACGTGACACCTGCCGTGCGACCCGACGACGTCCTTTCCGGTCTCCACGCGGTGGCCGACCTGGCGCCGCCGGTCCCCGCAGCGGTGACCAGGCTGGCGCAGGGGCTCTTCGACGAGGAGTCCGGAACGGTGACCGACCCGCTCGCGCCCGACCGCGAGGCAGCCCCGGCCGCTCCACCCACGGCCGCCGGGACAGCCTCCCCCTAGCTTTCCGGGGGACCACCGGCGGCGACGTCGGACGGTCCCACCGCGTTAAGGACAGTCGTCGTAGCGCAGCCCTTGGATCCGGGAGCCACCTGGATCGGGCAGCGCGCCCTGACCAGAAGACTTTCGCCAGGCCGTACGTACATCGCGTAGGGAACCGGCGAGCCAGACATCAGCTCCCGTGCGGCGCCCGCGCCCCGGACGAGCGGAACCGCGCATGACGCGGACCGTGCCGGACCGGACACAGACGCGGCGCCCGGGAGCGTGACGGGAGAACCGCCCGCATGCTTGAGTCGAACGAATCCGGTACCACCGGAGCCAACGAGAACACCGGTCCCGGGGACACGCTTCCGCCGCGCCGCAGGCGCCGGGCGGCCTCGCGGCCCGCCGGGCCTCCGGCCGGTGCGCAGTCCGCCGCGGACGCGCCCGAAACCGTGGCGACCACCGTCGCGGAGAACCTCGCACCGGCCATACCGGCCGCAGAGGCCGGCACAGCCGACGTAACAAGCGCTCCGCCCGCCCGCCGGCGTGCCACGCGCAAGGCCACCGCACCCGCCGGTG contains:
- a CDS encoding TIGR03936 family radical SAM-associated protein: MQRIRLRYTKRGRLRFTSHRDFQRAFERALRRAAVPMAYSAGFTPHPKVSYANAAPTGTGSEAEFLEIALAEARDPQELRLLLDASLPDGLDITDAVEARTSGLADRLTASVWEMRLDGVGFDEAEKAVAAFSAAETVEVQRRTKNGVRTFDARAAVADLQALRPESDRPGGEPCAILRLVVRHVTPAVRPDDVLSGLHAVADLAPPVPAAVTRLAQGLFDEESGTVTDPLAPDREAAPAAPPTAAGTASP